One Rossellomorea aquimaris DNA window includes the following coding sequences:
- the fdaB gene encoding class IIb fructose-bisphosphate aldolase FdaB: protein MPLVSMKDMLIQAKENSYAVGQFNLNNLEFTQAILQAAEEEKSPVILGVSEGAARYMSGFKTVVKMVEGLMEDLNITVPVAIHLDHGSSYDKCKEAIDAGFTSVMIDASHGPFEENIEITSKVVEYAHSKGVSVEAELGTVGGQEDDIVADGVIYADPKECQELVERTGIDTLAPALGSVHGPYKGEPNLGFKEMEEIGAATGVPLVLHGGTGIPTKDIQKAISYGTAKINVNTENQIASAKAVREVLAADTEVYDPRKYMGPAREAIKATVAGKMREFGSSNQAK, encoded by the coding sequence ATGCCTTTAGTTTCAATGAAAGACATGCTAATTCAAGCAAAAGAAAACAGCTATGCAGTAGGTCAATTCAACCTGAATAACCTTGAGTTCACTCAAGCGATCCTACAAGCTGCTGAAGAAGAAAAATCACCTGTCATCCTTGGTGTTTCTGAAGGGGCAGCACGTTACATGAGCGGCTTCAAAACAGTTGTGAAGATGGTTGAAGGTCTTATGGAAGACTTAAACATCACAGTACCTGTTGCGATTCACTTAGACCACGGTTCAAGCTATGATAAATGTAAAGAAGCAATCGATGCAGGATTCACTTCTGTCATGATCGACGCTTCTCACGGTCCTTTCGAGGAGAACATTGAAATCACTTCTAAAGTGGTTGAATATGCTCACTCTAAAGGTGTTTCTGTTGAAGCTGAGCTTGGAACTGTTGGTGGACAAGAGGATGACATAGTAGCAGATGGCGTTATCTATGCAGATCCTAAAGAGTGTCAAGAATTAGTAGAGCGTACTGGTATCGATACACTTGCACCTGCACTTGGTTCTGTTCATGGTCCTTACAAAGGTGAACCAAATCTTGGATTCAAAGAGATGGAAGAAATCGGTGCAGCGACTGGAGTACCTCTAGTACTTCACGGTGGTACTGGAATTCCGACAAAAGACATCCAAAAAGCGATTTCTTACGGAACAGCAAAAATCAACGTAAACACTGAGAACCAAATTGCTTCTGCTAAAGCAGTACGTGAAGTGCTTGCAGCTGACACAGAAGTATATGATCCACGTAAATACATGGGTCCTGCCCGTGAAGCGATCAAAGCGACAGTTGCTGGCAAAATGCGCGAATTTGGTTCTTCTAACCAAGCTAAATAG
- a CDS encoding ABC transporter permease, protein MKGKLLDLLFKYGAIVLMAAILLFFSLYNPFFFTYGNLSDILRSISIVTLVAIGVTFTLVVDGFDLSVGSTVSLSTVVTASLMVWYEAPLWIVLLVPLLVGAGVGLFNSLLIVKFGIPDLLATLGAMYIISGVHRTYTEGYSIYNNMPMTTGGTAPGEFSEAFLWIGQGKWLGLPVPVWIMLVLVGIVYVIMHFTRWGRILYMTGGNAEASRLSGVRVTRVKLIAYVLSGIFASIGGILFTARVGSGQMDAGAPLLMEAVAAVFVGFSVLGAGKPNILGTFFGAALIGVMLNGLTMMNLPYYAFEIIKGSVLVLALAVTYVHARKVRGA, encoded by the coding sequence ATGAAAGGCAAGCTACTCGACTTACTATTTAAATACGGTGCCATTGTATTGATGGCTGCAATTCTTCTATTTTTTAGCTTATATAACCCATTTTTCTTTACATATGGAAATCTATCAGACATTCTCCGCTCGATTTCCATCGTCACATTGGTTGCCATCGGGGTCACTTTTACCCTCGTCGTCGATGGCTTTGACCTATCGGTGGGATCGACGGTATCCCTGTCTACTGTTGTGACAGCTTCTTTGATGGTCTGGTATGAAGCCCCGTTGTGGATCGTGCTCCTTGTTCCATTGTTGGTGGGAGCAGGAGTCGGGTTATTCAATTCGCTATTGATCGTGAAGTTTGGAATTCCGGATTTGCTTGCAACATTAGGGGCCATGTATATCATTTCAGGTGTTCATCGAACGTATACAGAAGGATACTCGATCTACAATAATATGCCGATGACAACTGGTGGGACAGCCCCTGGGGAATTTTCCGAAGCATTCCTCTGGATCGGCCAGGGAAAGTGGCTCGGATTGCCGGTACCGGTATGGATCATGCTCGTGCTGGTCGGAATCGTCTATGTGATCATGCATTTCACGAGGTGGGGACGGATTTTGTATATGACAGGAGGCAACGCGGAAGCATCACGCTTATCTGGTGTCAGAGTGACGAGGGTTAAATTGATTGCCTACGTTCTCTCAGGTATATTCGCATCGATTGGAGGAATCCTGTTCACGGCCCGGGTCGGATCAGGGCAGATGGATGCCGGTGCCCCGCTCCTGATGGAAGCAGTCGCCGCGGTGTTTGTCGGCTTTTCCGTCTTGGGTGCGGGGAAACCGAATATCCTCGGAACCTTCTTTGGGGCAGCGTTGATCGGAGTCATGCTGAATGGATTGACGATGATGAATCTACCATACTATGCATTTGAGATTATTAAAGGAAGCGTGCTGGTATTGGCATTGGCGGTGACGTATGTGCATGCCAGGAAGGTGCGTGGGGCTTGA
- a CDS encoding DUF2529 domain-containing protein translates to MIKMFTTQLTGLFKRIYDKQEFEIEDGARLLAQAAIGQGNIYIKGYGEMEAVTAEALFGAEPLPSAKRYDGSTRLTEADRVLVVSRFSTDEDAVELGKKLADEGVPFVTFSGLVEGEENLVDLADVHLDTKVIKGMLPGDEIGERVSFPSSMAALYLYFALGFVIREMLEEYEE, encoded by the coding sequence ATGATAAAAATGTTCACGACACAGTTAACCGGACTGTTCAAACGCATTTACGATAAGCAGGAATTCGAAATCGAAGACGGTGCCCGCCTGCTGGCCCAAGCCGCCATCGGACAAGGAAATATCTACATTAAGGGCTACGGGGAAATGGAAGCTGTCACAGCCGAGGCTTTGTTTGGTGCTGAACCTCTTCCTTCTGCAAAAAGATACGATGGTTCCACCCGGCTGACCGAAGCTGATCGAGTATTAGTCGTCAGCCGTTTTTCAACTGATGAGGATGCTGTGGAGTTAGGGAAAAAGTTAGCTGATGAAGGTGTGCCATTTGTGACTTTCTCTGGATTGGTGGAGGGGGAAGAGAATCTGGTGGACTTAGCAGATGTTCATTTAGATACAAAAGTGATCAAGGGCATGCTTCCAGGCGATGAAATCGGTGAGCGTGTGAGCTTCCCTTCCAGCATGGCCGCCCTTTATCTTTATTTCGCCCTGGGGTTTGTGATCCGTGAGATGTTGGAAGAGTATGAGGAATAG
- a CDS encoding response regulator: MNEKILIVDDQFGIRILLNEVLQKEGYQTFQAANGIQALEIVDKHSPDLVLLDMKIPGMDGIEILKRMKQKDADIRVIIMTAYGELDMIQEAKDLGALTHFAKPFDIDDIRQAVKQYIPA; the protein is encoded by the coding sequence ATGAACGAGAAAATTCTTATTGTAGACGATCAATTTGGTATTAGGATTCTATTAAATGAAGTGTTACAAAAGGAAGGCTACCAAACATTTCAAGCAGCGAACGGTATCCAGGCTCTTGAAATTGTAGATAAGCATTCCCCTGATTTGGTTTTGCTGGATATGAAGATTCCGGGGATGGATGGGATCGAAATTTTAAAGAGAATGAAGCAGAAGGATGCAGATATCCGCGTCATTATTATGACGGCGTACGGGGAACTGGACATGATTCAGGAAGCAAAGGATCTGGGAGCGCTTACTCACTTTGCGAAACCGTTTGATATCGACGACATCAGGCAGGCTGTGAAACAATATATTCCAGCTTGA
- the fsa gene encoding fructose-6-phosphate aldolase, whose translation MKFFIDTANMSEIQEAFEWGILSGVTTNPSLVAKEKNVTFEDRLKEITDLVPGSVSAEVIATDAEGMIKEGRELAKIAPNITVKLPMTPDGLKATSTFAKEGIKTNVTLIFSANQALLAARAGATYVSPFLGRLDDIGHDGLELVSKIAEIFAIHGLETEIIAASTRHPQHITEAALRGAHIATVPLKVLKQLFHHPLTDKGIDAFLNDWNNR comes from the coding sequence ATGAAATTTTTCATAGACACAGCAAACATGAGTGAAATTCAAGAAGCATTTGAATGGGGTATTCTTTCAGGAGTGACAACGAATCCGTCGCTTGTAGCCAAAGAAAAAAACGTAACATTTGAAGATCGTTTAAAAGAAATCACGGATTTAGTCCCTGGTTCTGTAAGCGCTGAAGTCATCGCGACAGACGCTGAAGGAATGATCAAAGAGGGCAGGGAGCTTGCGAAGATCGCGCCTAACATTACGGTTAAGCTGCCAATGACGCCGGACGGATTGAAAGCGACATCTACTTTTGCTAAAGAAGGAATTAAGACAAATGTCACGCTGATTTTCAGTGCGAACCAGGCGCTTTTAGCGGCTCGTGCTGGAGCGACGTATGTTTCGCCTTTTTTAGGAAGATTAGATGATATCGGTCATGATGGTCTCGAGCTTGTATCCAAGATCGCTGAAATCTTTGCGATTCACGGCCTGGAAACAGAAATCATCGCGGCATCGACCCGCCATCCACAGCATATTACAGAAGCTGCCTTAAGAGGGGCTCATATTGCGACCGTTCCTCTGAAAGTGTTAAAGCAAC